Proteins from a genomic interval of Pseudomonas versuta:
- a CDS encoding OprD family porin: MRTNIPTTALACAGSLISICPVAIAQGFFEDSHANLSMRNYYFNDDYRDGGNDRREWAQGFLLNIQSGYTRGPVGFGMDVLGLSGLKLDSTPEHAGTGLLPVHDDGHAADEFSSLGLTAKIRWGGALIKTGTLLPKIPVLVYNDGRLLPQTFRGSQIEYTGIDKLYLHAGHLNEFKARNSTDSVDIFPQGYTGSQGTDFDFGGATYSFTKDLSATYYYGEMREFYQQQFLGLVYKLSLGPGNLTTDLRYFNSADVGAARNGQVDSDMFSGLLTYRLQGHALSLGYQKVYGDTALPYASVSTVYSFSNAGVGKFIQSGEQTWMLRYDYDFAPLGIPGLSFMTRYYKGDDGEYKGLRAREHELNTNLKYVVQANSLKGLGVEYRNAVSRSTYASDRDNNRLYITYTFNLW; the protein is encoded by the coding sequence ATGCGTACAAACATTCCGACCACCGCATTAGCCTGTGCAGGTTCTTTGATATCGATATGCCCGGTGGCAATTGCGCAAGGGTTTTTCGAGGACTCTCATGCCAACCTTTCTATGCGCAACTACTACTTCAACGACGACTATCGCGATGGTGGTAACGACCGTCGGGAATGGGCACAAGGCTTCCTGCTGAACATACAGTCAGGCTATACCCGGGGCCCGGTCGGCTTTGGAATGGATGTGCTGGGACTGTCGGGCCTAAAGCTTGATTCAACACCCGAACATGCTGGCACAGGCCTATTGCCGGTGCATGATGATGGCCATGCAGCTGATGAGTTTTCAAGTCTGGGGCTGACCGCGAAAATAAGATGGGGCGGCGCGCTTATAAAAACCGGAACACTGCTACCCAAGATTCCCGTACTGGTCTACAACGACGGCCGTCTGCTGCCGCAGACATTTCGCGGAAGTCAGATCGAATACACCGGCATCGATAAGCTATATCTTCATGCCGGCCACTTGAATGAATTCAAGGCGCGCAATTCCACCGACAGCGTTGATATTTTCCCGCAAGGCTACACCGGATCCCAGGGGACGGACTTTGACTTTGGCGGCGCGACCTACTCTTTCACCAAGGATCTCAGCGCAACTTACTACTATGGCGAGATGCGGGAGTTTTACCAGCAGCAGTTCCTGGGCCTGGTCTATAAACTTTCGCTCGGCCCCGGCAACCTGACCACCGACTTGCGGTATTTCAATAGTGCTGACGTCGGAGCCGCACGCAACGGACAAGTCGATAGCGATATGTTCAGCGGCCTGCTCACTTACCGGCTGCAAGGCCATGCATTGAGCCTCGGATACCAAAAAGTTTACGGCGATACAGCATTGCCCTACGCGAGCGTGAGCACGGTGTACTCGTTCTCGAATGCAGGGGTCGGCAAATTCATCCAGTCTGGAGAACAGACCTGGATGCTGCGTTACGACTATGACTTCGCGCCGTTAGGCATACCAGGACTGAGCTTCATGACGCGGTACTACAAGGGGGACGACGGTGAATACAAAGGTCTACGCGCGCGTGAGCACGAGCTAAACACCAACCTCAAGTATGTCGTCCAGGCGAACAGCCTCAAAGGCTTGGGAGTTGAGTATAGAAACGCAGTATCACGCTCGACCTACGCCAGTGACAGGGACAACAACCGCTTGTACATAACGTACACGTTCAATCTCTGGTGA
- a CDS encoding LysR family transcriptional regulator — translation MNLKQLETFKAIMATGSTIGAATRLGLSQSAVSRLLGQLEESLGFALFLRRKGRLTATPEAQEFVAEVSGLVDNLQRVQRLADELRMGRSRRTLLKVAVPTSMTQHLLPQIVAEFLKDREDVVIELLTGSYDALERAVLDRTADFAFVRLPTDLEGFDVEPVLETAGVCVLPLGHPLADNAELRIEDLRDVPLVLLGRQRNLRTELDQRFRSAQITPQVRVEVHSVSAACAFVAQGVGVSIINALLANDFSGLPITTRPLTPPLPYRFGLIFRNDLPRAKAVSVFAEHLKERLIEVAARIG, via the coding sequence TTGAACCTAAAACAGCTCGAAACCTTCAAGGCGATCATGGCGACCGGTTCTACGATCGGTGCTGCTACTCGGCTGGGGCTATCCCAATCGGCGGTCAGTCGATTGCTCGGGCAGTTGGAGGAGTCATTGGGGTTTGCGTTGTTCCTTCGTCGAAAGGGCCGATTGACTGCTACTCCCGAGGCACAGGAGTTTGTTGCCGAGGTATCAGGGCTGGTGGATAACCTTCAGCGTGTACAGAGGCTTGCCGATGAGTTGCGGATGGGACGCTCCCGTCGCACCTTGCTCAAGGTTGCGGTGCCCACGAGCATGACCCAGCACCTGCTGCCGCAGATCGTGGCAGAGTTTTTGAAAGATCGTGAAGACGTCGTGATCGAGCTGCTGACGGGCTCGTATGACGCGCTTGAAAGAGCGGTATTGGATCGCACGGCTGATTTTGCCTTTGTCAGACTACCCACTGACTTGGAGGGTTTCGATGTAGAGCCTGTGCTCGAAACCGCAGGTGTTTGTGTCCTGCCGTTGGGCCATCCGCTGGCCGATAACGCCGAGCTTCGGATCGAAGACTTGAGGGACGTACCTCTGGTGCTGCTAGGGCGCCAACGCAACCTTCGTACCGAACTGGATCAGCGTTTTCGTAGCGCGCAGATCACGCCGCAGGTTCGGGTAGAAGTACATTCCGTCAGTGCCGCCTGTGCTTTTGTTGCTCAAGGGGTCGGGGTGTCTATCATCAATGCGTTGCTCGCCAACGACTTCTCCGGTCTGCCTATCACCACCAGGCCTCTGACGCCACCTTTGCCATACCGTTTCGGTTTGATTTTTCGCAATGACCTGCCTCGCGCCAAGGCGGTCAGCGTTTTCGCTGAGCACCTGAAAGAGCGTCTGATCGAAGTGGCCGCTCGCATCGGTTGA
- a CDS encoding YfcC family protein, translating into MTEITKPSTTLTSDCSRLGEDSTHRPAKQVNPSLILLSIVFLALILTYAVDSGEFQRNGIAVVPGSYHVLDKDDSWGQLVSIAPRASNSESARPVSLPEAFMAIPQGIEKRAGLIFMVLFIGGMFGVLNKAGVIEAGLERLLGMTRGNVYVLVPCLMLAFSAGSTFMGLAKEYIMVVPLMVAMTTRLGLPNIIGLAIVAISVKVGYLGSISNPVALAVAQPLAGVAMFSGLSMRVAAYVIFLIVGIAFVLLSIRRLGFDASVEFAFKRAKLPARHVLNLLIMGVGIGFLVYASNRWHWKYPELSSYYLALSMLFAAVAGLAASDAATAFVDGMKKVLMAGVLIGLATAVEIILSTGQVLDTIVEGLSEMIGHHGPLVSAFGMFFAQLSLDVVIPSTSGQAAVTMPIFGPLGQLSGVTGQTTVFAFLLGNGLTNLITPTSSGLLVLLATAQVGWGQWARFIWPLVLVFAAIALGLLSYAVLTGY; encoded by the coding sequence ATGACTGAAATCACCAAACCGTCTACGACTCTGACAAGCGATTGTTCACGTTTGGGCGAAGACTCGACACATCGTCCTGCGAAGCAGGTCAATCCATCTCTCATTCTTCTGTCCATCGTTTTCCTGGCATTGATCCTCACATACGCAGTGGATTCCGGGGAGTTCCAACGCAACGGGATCGCCGTTGTTCCAGGTTCCTACCACGTATTGGATAAAGACGACTCATGGGGGCAGCTCGTATCGATTGCTCCACGGGCCTCGAATAGCGAAAGCGCTCGTCCGGTTTCATTACCTGAAGCGTTCATGGCTATACCTCAAGGTATCGAGAAGCGTGCGGGACTGATTTTCATGGTGCTGTTTATAGGCGGCATGTTTGGAGTGCTCAACAAGGCCGGAGTGATTGAAGCCGGGCTCGAACGCTTGCTCGGTATGACCCGGGGCAATGTCTACGTGTTGGTACCATGCCTGATGTTAGCGTTTTCAGCAGGCAGCACCTTCATGGGGTTGGCGAAGGAATACATCATGGTCGTACCGCTGATGGTTGCCATGACCACTCGCCTGGGGCTGCCAAATATCATCGGCCTGGCCATCGTCGCAATCTCCGTCAAAGTGGGTTATCTCGGGTCGATTTCAAATCCGGTAGCACTGGCCGTGGCGCAACCTCTGGCGGGCGTTGCGATGTTCAGCGGGCTTAGCATGCGGGTTGCGGCATACGTGATCTTTCTGATTGTTGGTATTGCTTTCGTACTGCTGAGCATTCGCCGGCTCGGCTTCGATGCGTCCGTAGAGTTTGCATTCAAACGCGCCAAGCTCCCGGCAAGACACGTCTTGAATCTGCTGATCATGGGGGTCGGCATCGGGTTCCTGGTGTATGCCTCCAACCGCTGGCACTGGAAGTACCCGGAGCTTTCCTCCTACTACCTTGCCTTGAGCATGCTTTTCGCTGCTGTTGCCGGACTGGCGGCGAGTGATGCGGCCACGGCGTTTGTAGACGGCATGAAAAAGGTACTCATGGCCGGGGTGTTGATTGGCCTGGCCACTGCGGTGGAGATCATCCTCAGCACTGGCCAGGTGCTGGATACCATCGTTGAAGGACTTTCCGAGATGATCGGGCACCACGGGCCGCTGGTATCCGCCTTCGGGATGTTTTTCGCCCAGTTGAGCCTGGATGTTGTCATCCCGTCCACTTCCGGTCAGGCGGCCGTAACGATGCCGATCTTCGGTCCGCTCGGTCAGTTATCAGGTGTTACGGGGCAGACCACGGTCTTTGCCTTTCTCCTTGGTAACGGCCTCACCAACCTGATCACCCCGACCTCCAGCGGCTTGCTCGTTCTGCTGGCGACAGCGCAGGTTGGCTGGGGGCAGTGGGCGCGCTTCATATGGCCGCTGGTTCTTGTATTCGCTGCTATCGCCCTTGGCCTGCTGAGCTACGCCGTATTGACCGGGTACTAG
- a CDS encoding CocE/NonD family hydrolase: protein MQILHNLKVPMRDGICLATDVYLPDDMTNPLAVVIERTPYDKSKPSRSEKQLDGRHLSREEMAAAFTQRGFIAVFQDCRGRYASEGVFVKYTHEAEDGFDTLSWLVKQPWCNGRVGSMGLSYAAHTQLAMACLNPPGLTTMVLDSGGFANAYQCGIRQGGAFELKQATWAYKQAKESPAAKADPLVFEALQQEDIRAWFARMPWRPGNSPLRHSPEYEDYLFSQWSHGAFDDYWQQLGLYAEGYYDVIPDIPVMFMSSWYDAYVSSTLANYGAFTKGRKAPQRLIMGPWLHGDRNITFSGNAEFGPLAAFDEQVEKTWLECRLNWFERHLSQPGTEPHETHQVQVFMMGGGSGARNAEGRIEHGGSWISANAWPLPDTVDQSLFLTHSAGLSPSRPTQDSQYLSYYADPAKPVPTVGGSLTSGAPVFVGGAFNQIECSDFFGSQGNDMPLKQRADVLSFETEPLSEDVVVAGPVCIELWVESDCPDTDFTAKLVDVYPASTDYPEGYAMNITDGIFRCRYRDSWSEPELLIPGKPFKITIEPFATCNVFKAGHCIRLDIASSNFPRFDVNPNSGEPEGSAALKRVACNTLHLSAKMPSRLILRIRKA from the coding sequence ATGCAAATACTCCATAATTTGAAAGTGCCGATGCGCGATGGCATCTGTCTGGCGACCGATGTTTACCTGCCCGATGACATGACCAATCCGCTGGCGGTTGTCATTGAGCGCACCCCCTACGATAAGTCGAAGCCATCTCGTTCAGAAAAGCAGCTCGATGGTCGCCATCTTTCACGAGAAGAAATGGCGGCAGCCTTTACCCAGCGTGGCTTTATTGCGGTGTTTCAAGACTGCCGAGGGCGCTATGCCTCTGAGGGCGTGTTTGTGAAATACACCCACGAAGCCGAGGATGGTTTCGACACGTTGAGCTGGCTGGTAAAGCAGCCATGGTGCAATGGTCGTGTAGGCAGCATGGGGCTCTCCTACGCCGCGCACACTCAGTTGGCGATGGCATGCCTGAATCCACCAGGCCTGACAACGATGGTGCTGGATTCGGGGGGGTTCGCTAACGCATACCAGTGCGGGATACGGCAAGGCGGCGCTTTCGAACTCAAACAGGCGACATGGGCCTACAAACAGGCCAAGGAAAGTCCGGCCGCCAAGGCTGATCCTTTGGTCTTCGAGGCGTTGCAACAGGAGGACATACGGGCATGGTTCGCCCGGATGCCGTGGCGCCCGGGGAATTCACCACTGCGACATTCTCCCGAGTACGAAGACTACCTGTTCTCCCAATGGAGCCACGGTGCTTTCGACGATTACTGGCAGCAGCTCGGCCTGTATGCCGAAGGTTATTACGACGTTATTCCTGATATCCCGGTCATGTTCATGTCGAGTTGGTACGACGCTTACGTCAGCTCAACCCTAGCCAACTACGGAGCATTTACGAAAGGACGCAAAGCCCCGCAGCGGCTCATCATGGGGCCTTGGCTCCATGGAGACCGTAACATCACATTCAGTGGCAACGCAGAGTTCGGCCCTCTAGCCGCTTTTGACGAACAGGTTGAAAAAACCTGGCTGGAATGTCGGCTGAATTGGTTCGAACGCCATTTGTCACAACCTGGTACCGAGCCTCACGAAACTCACCAAGTGCAAGTATTTATGATGGGAGGAGGGAGTGGCGCACGCAATGCTGAAGGGCGGATCGAGCATGGCGGAAGCTGGATTTCTGCGAATGCATGGCCGCTGCCCGACACTGTCGATCAATCGTTATTTCTGACTCATAGCGCAGGTCTGAGCCCGTCCAGACCCACCCAGGATTCCCAGTACCTGAGCTATTACGCAGATCCGGCTAAACCTGTACCCACGGTCGGTGGATCATTAACATCAGGGGCTCCCGTATTTGTCGGTGGAGCATTCAATCAAATTGAATGCTCGGATTTTTTCGGCTCTCAAGGTAATGACATGCCGTTGAAACAGCGTGCAGATGTCTTAAGTTTTGAAACAGAGCCGTTATCTGAAGACGTTGTTGTTGCCGGGCCAGTATGTATTGAATTGTGGGTCGAGAGCGATTGCCCCGATACGGACTTTACTGCAAAGCTGGTAGACGTCTACCCGGCGAGCACCGATTACCCCGAAGGCTATGCTATGAACATCACCGACGGCATTTTTCGCTGCCGTTACCGCGACTCGTGGAGCGAGCCTGAGCTACTGATTCCAGGTAAACCGTTCAAGATTACTATCGAGCCCTTTGCGACCTGTAACGTTTTCAAAGCCGGGCACTGTATTCGACTGGATATTGCCAGCAGTAATTTCCCGCGTTTCGACGTTAATCCAAATTCAGGTGAGCCGGAAGGCTCGGCGGCTCTGAAGAGAGTTGCATGCAATACTTTGCACCTCAGCGCTAAGATGCCCTCCCGCCTGATCTTGCGAATCCGGAAGGCTTGA
- a CDS encoding DUF2256 domain-containing protein, producing MKKSELPVKTCMTCGLPFLWRKKWARSWEEVRYCSERCRRSKPAKC from the coding sequence TTGAAAAAGAGTGAACTCCCGGTCAAAACCTGCATGACCTGCGGCCTTCCCTTCCTATGGAGGAAGAAATGGGCGCGCAGCTGGGAGGAAGTTCGTTACTGCTCCGAGCGCTGCCGGCGTAGCAAACCTGCCAAGTGCTGA
- a CDS encoding cryptochrome/photolyase family protein, whose amino-acid sequence MNMTRRLLLVLGDQLSFNLASLHGLDPQSDTVLLAEVMEEASHVPHHPQKITLIFSAMRHFAEALQQRGIRVQYVRLDDPENTGSLPSELQRWQALMQPDEIHITECGDWRLEQSLKDCGLAIQWHCDDRFLCTRTEFSSWAKGKKQLRMEFFYREMRRKSRLLLNGDGSPVGGAWNFDTENRKALPKGVRPPAPARFTPDAITQDVLALVAKHFSSHYGALDTFDYPVTHSDARSLWQYFLDWGLAAFGDYQDAMASEEPFLFHARISAALNIGLLDLRQLCSDVESAYWSGSVALNAAEGFIRQLIGWREYVRGVYWLKMPEYADANEFSNTRSLPEFYWTGETKMNCMRQAINQSLKHAYAHHIQRLMVTGNFALLAGIAPSQICEWYLAIYMDAFDWVELPNTLGMVMHADGGYMGSKPYCASGQYIKRMSDYCRGCAYKVSESTTDDACPFNALYWHFLIRHSDRLRSNHRMGMLYKNLDRMPESKQQALWERGQLLLAKLDNGESF is encoded by the coding sequence ATGAACATGACCCGCCGGCTACTCCTCGTCCTGGGTGACCAGCTATCTTTCAATCTCGCCTCATTGCATGGACTGGATCCCCAAAGCGATACGGTGCTGTTGGCCGAGGTGATGGAGGAAGCCAGCCATGTCCCTCACCATCCGCAAAAAATCACCCTGATTTTTAGCGCAATGCGCCATTTCGCAGAGGCTCTGCAGCAGCGTGGAATTCGTGTGCAGTACGTCAGGCTCGATGATCCAGAAAATACTGGATCGTTGCCGAGCGAGTTACAGCGTTGGCAGGCACTCATGCAACCAGATGAAATACACATCACGGAGTGCGGAGACTGGCGCCTGGAGCAGTCACTCAAGGACTGTGGCCTAGCGATCCAGTGGCATTGCGATGATCGTTTTCTCTGCACACGCACAGAGTTCTCCAGCTGGGCGAAAGGCAAGAAGCAGCTGCGCATGGAGTTCTTTTACCGTGAGATGCGTCGCAAGAGCCGATTACTACTTAATGGTGACGGCAGCCCCGTAGGAGGCGCCTGGAACTTTGATACGGAAAATCGCAAAGCCCTGCCCAAGGGCGTGAGGCCCCCGGCCCCCGCCCGATTTACGCCAGACGCGATAACCCAGGATGTCCTTGCCTTGGTTGCCAAGCACTTCTCCAGCCATTATGGCGCCCTCGACACATTCGACTACCCGGTGACTCACTCCGACGCCCGGTCCCTGTGGCAATACTTCCTCGACTGGGGCCTTGCGGCGTTCGGTGACTACCAAGACGCCATGGCCAGCGAAGAGCCTTTTCTGTTTCACGCCAGGATCAGCGCCGCGCTCAATATTGGCCTCCTGGACCTTCGTCAGCTTTGCAGCGATGTGGAGTCAGCCTACTGGTCTGGCAGCGTTGCACTGAACGCGGCCGAAGGCTTCATTCGTCAACTGATCGGCTGGCGAGAATACGTCCGGGGCGTCTACTGGCTGAAGATGCCTGAATATGCCGACGCAAATGAATTCAGCAACACAAGGTCGCTTCCAGAGTTCTACTGGACAGGCGAAACGAAGATGAACTGCATGCGCCAGGCCATCAACCAAAGCCTTAAGCACGCCTACGCCCATCACATCCAACGGCTAATGGTTACCGGCAATTTCGCTCTGCTCGCGGGTATCGCGCCGAGTCAAATATGTGAGTGGTACCTGGCCATCTACATGGACGCGTTCGACTGGGTGGAGTTGCCCAACACACTTGGTATGGTCATGCATGCAGATGGAGGCTACATGGGGTCCAAGCCTTACTGTGCGAGCGGCCAGTACATCAAGCGCATGTCCGATTATTGTCGTGGCTGCGCGTACAAAGTGAGCGAAAGCACCACAGATGACGCCTGCCCTTTCAACGCTCTGTATTGGCACTTCCTGATACGTCACAGCGACCGCCTGCGCAGCAATCACCGTATGGGCATGCTGTATAAAAACCTCGACCGAATGCCTGAATCAAAGCAGCAAGCGCTCTGGGAACGTGGTCAATTGTTGCTCGCAAAATTAGATAACGGTGAGTCATTTTGA
- a CDS encoding glucose/quinate/shikimate family membrane-bound PQQ-dependent dehydrogenase, translating into MSAQAQGSGFRIFTAVITTIFSLVLLIGGIWLASLGGSLYYIIAGIVLLICAVLLWRRSAAAIWLYGVLMLATVLWGLWEAGSDFWALVPRFDILGVLGIWLLIPAVTRGIDARLKASKVFLSATLAFAIAVLIYSIFNDPQEINGSLTAAQPEQAQPVDGIAPADWPAYGRSQAGTRYSPLNQINDSNVKDLEVAWTFHTGEFKTENDSGETTNEVTPIKIGDNMYICTTHQVLVALDPATGKEKWRFDPQLVSDPSFQHLTCRGVAYYDQANTQEFATSLKGIAPVQTSCPRKVLLPVNDGRLFAINADNGARCSDFAENGELDLKKMQPYTYPGALMPTSPPVVTGTTVVIAGSTTDNFSVHEPSGAIRGYDVNTGALKWVFDTGAEDPNAIPGPGQTLVNNSPNAWPPLAYDAKIDMVYIPTGNPTPDIWGGNRTPVMERYASAIVALNASTGKLAWSFQTTHHDLWDMDVPAQPTLADVKTPAGDTVPAVYVPTKAGNMFVFDRRDGKPIVPVTEMPVPEGEAAPGDWVSPTQPRSALNLTPIQTLTDKNMWGATMFDQLMCRVIFERLDYNGQYTPPSENGTLVFPGNLGVFEWGGISVNSDRQIALMNPMALPFVSKLIPRGPNNPLWPEEGATGSGTEMGIQPQYGVPYGVEINAFLSPLGLPCKAPAWGYVAGVDLKTHEVVWRKRIGTARDSLKGIQLPPMKIGVPMLGGPISTAGNLMFIAGTQDNYLRAYDVTNGDLLWQARLPAGGQATPMTYESNGKQYVVIMAGGHGSFGTKMGDSLIAYALPDSKGK; encoded by the coding sequence GTGAGTGCGCAAGCGCAAGGTTCAGGATTCAGAATTTTCACAGCAGTGATAACGACCATTTTTTCGCTTGTTTTATTAATAGGCGGTATATGGCTGGCATCATTGGGGGGTTCTTTGTATTACATCATCGCCGGCATTGTGCTGCTCATTTGTGCGGTCTTGCTTTGGCGACGATCCGCAGCGGCGATCTGGCTTTACGGGGTGCTGATGCTGGCGACCGTCTTATGGGGACTCTGGGAGGCTGGCTCGGATTTCTGGGCATTGGTACCTCGTTTCGATATTCTCGGCGTCCTGGGCATCTGGCTGTTGATTCCGGCAGTGACGCGTGGCATTGATGCGCGTTTGAAAGCCAGCAAAGTGTTTTTGTCAGCCACGCTGGCTTTCGCGATCGCTGTTTTGATCTACTCGATCTTCAACGACCCTCAGGAAATCAACGGCAGTCTGACTGCGGCCCAACCTGAACAAGCCCAACCGGTTGACGGTATTGCCCCTGCCGACTGGCCTGCCTATGGCAGAAGCCAGGCAGGAACCCGTTATTCGCCACTTAACCAGATCAACGACAGTAATGTGAAAGACCTGGAGGTCGCGTGGACTTTCCACACGGGTGAGTTCAAAACTGAAAATGACTCGGGTGAAACCACTAACGAAGTGACGCCGATTAAGATCGGCGACAACATGTATATCTGCACTACCCACCAAGTACTGGTGGCGCTTGATCCAGCGACCGGCAAGGAAAAGTGGAGATTCGATCCGCAACTCGTCTCCGACCCCTCGTTTCAGCATCTAACTTGCCGTGGTGTTGCGTATTACGACCAGGCCAACACGCAGGAGTTTGCGACCAGCTTGAAAGGTATCGCCCCGGTCCAAACCAGCTGTCCGCGTAAAGTGCTGCTCCCGGTCAACGATGGTCGTCTGTTCGCAATCAATGCCGACAATGGCGCGCGTTGTTCAGACTTCGCGGAAAATGGCGAGCTGGACCTCAAAAAAATGCAGCCCTATACCTATCCGGGCGCTTTGATGCCGACGTCTCCACCCGTGGTGACTGGCACAACTGTGGTGATCGCCGGCTCTACCACCGATAACTTTTCCGTACATGAGCCTTCTGGCGCCATTCGCGGTTACGACGTCAACACCGGCGCTTTGAAATGGGTGTTCGATACCGGCGCAGAGGATCCAAACGCAATTCCTGGCCCTGGCCAGACACTGGTCAACAACTCGCCTAACGCTTGGCCTCCACTGGCATACGATGCCAAGATCGATATGGTCTACATCCCGACCGGCAACCCTACTCCTGACATCTGGGGCGGTAACCGTACCCCTGTGATGGAGCGTTATGCCAGTGCGATTGTGGCGTTGAATGCTTCAACAGGTAAGTTGGCGTGGAGCTTCCAGACTACCCACCATGATCTGTGGGATATGGACGTACCGGCGCAACCGACCTTGGCGGATGTGAAAACGCCGGCAGGTGACACCGTTCCTGCGGTGTATGTGCCTACCAAAGCGGGCAACATGTTCGTTTTCGATCGTCGTGACGGCAAGCCGATCGTACCTGTCACTGAAATGCCAGTGCCTGAGGGTGAAGCAGCTCCTGGTGACTGGGTCAGTCCGACACAGCCCCGTTCCGCACTGAACCTTACCCCGATCCAGACATTGACCGACAAGAACATGTGGGGCGCCACAATGTTTGACCAGTTGATGTGTCGAGTGATCTTCGAGCGGCTCGACTATAACGGCCAGTACACGCCACCTTCAGAAAATGGCACGCTGGTTTTCCCTGGTAATCTCGGCGTATTTGAATGGGGCGGTATTTCGGTCAACTCTGATCGCCAGATAGCGCTAATGAATCCAATGGCGCTGCCTTTCGTATCCAAACTGATTCCACGTGGGCCCAATAACCCGCTGTGGCCTGAAGAAGGAGCGACCGGATCTGGCACTGAAATGGGCATTCAACCTCAGTATGGCGTGCCGTATGGGGTTGAGATCAATGCATTTCTATCGCCGTTGGGGCTGCCCTGCAAAGCACCTGCATGGGGTTACGTTGCCGGTGTGGATCTCAAAACACACGAGGTCGTGTGGCGTAAGCGTATAGGTACGGCGCGGGACAGCCTTAAGGGTATCCAGTTGCCGCCGATGAAGATTGGCGTGCCAATGTTGGGCGGCCCGATTTCGACTGCAGGCAACCTCATGTTTATCGCGGGCACTCAGGACAACTACCTGCGCGCCTATGACGTCACCAATGGCGATCTGCTTTGGCAGGCCCGTTTGCCCGCTGGTGGTCAGGCGACACCGATGACCTATGAGTCGAACGGTAAACAGTACGTTGTGATCATGGCCGGCGGCCATGGCTCGTTCGGTACGAAGATGGGCGACTCGCTGATCGCTTACGCGCTGCCCGATTCTAAAGGGAAATGA
- a CDS encoding aromatic ring-hydroxylating oxygenase subunit alpha, which produces MFTNLWYVVLPSSQLTDGLKPVRLLGQPFVAFRDDAGVAHLLSDVCVHRGGSLSAGNKVGNSVQCPYHGWRFGADGICTLIPAQPDLRIPAKARVDAYPTLERYGWVWAFLGDLPEAQRPPLPTLDWVDDPDIRTVAGHFDWEASWDRIIENGLDFAHAPFVHGSTFGDPDHPEIDSFDVESDTWSGCAQMLMRRPVRKGLLRRKSSSEFVSVVTVPGFHLSGPCTTLELQLPNGWRIYIVSAHVPIDANRTRTWWMMGRTFLRSRLLDRKFIASNLRIFEQDHAVLKKVRPERVPDSFQQEVSLKSDALQITFRKSVQVLEQRGWRIDEERLVRTFTGRKACAVPCPERHQVRAWAIEPIPLVDITREHE; this is translated from the coding sequence ATGTTCACTAACCTCTGGTATGTCGTTCTCCCATCGTCACAGTTGACTGACGGACTGAAGCCAGTCCGATTACTTGGACAACCTTTCGTAGCGTTCCGTGATGACGCGGGTGTCGCTCACCTGCTATCGGATGTTTGCGTGCATCGCGGCGGCTCGTTATCGGCCGGTAATAAGGTGGGCAACAGCGTGCAGTGCCCCTATCACGGCTGGCGGTTTGGGGCTGACGGAATCTGTACGCTCATTCCCGCGCAGCCAGACCTGCGTATTCCGGCGAAGGCCCGGGTCGATGCGTACCCAACGCTGGAACGATACGGTTGGGTCTGGGCTTTTTTGGGTGACCTCCCCGAAGCGCAACGTCCCCCTTTACCCACGCTCGACTGGGTCGACGATCCTGACATACGCACAGTTGCCGGCCATTTCGATTGGGAGGCCAGTTGGGATCGAATTATCGAAAATGGCCTCGATTTCGCGCACGCACCTTTTGTACATGGTTCAACCTTCGGTGATCCGGATCATCCGGAGATTGATTCATTTGATGTCGAAAGCGATACGTGGAGCGGTTGTGCACAAATGCTCATGCGCAGGCCGGTACGCAAAGGTCTGCTGAGGCGCAAGTCATCAAGTGAGTTTGTCAGCGTGGTCACTGTTCCGGGTTTTCATTTGTCCGGCCCCTGTACAACGCTGGAGCTCCAGTTACCGAACGGCTGGCGGATCTACATCGTCTCGGCGCACGTCCCGATTGACGCTAACCGCACACGAACCTGGTGGATGATGGGCAGAACGTTTCTGCGTTCACGGCTGCTTGATCGCAAGTTCATTGCCAGCAACCTCCGTATTTTTGAACAAGATCATGCCGTGCTAAAAAAGGTACGTCCCGAGCGTGTACCGGACTCATTTCAGCAAGAGGTTTCGCTAAAGTCTGATGCACTGCAGATTACCTTTCGCAAAAGTGTACAAGTCCTTGAACAGCGCGGCTGGCGTATCGATGAAGAGCGTCTTGTGCGAACGTTCACGGGACGAAAGGCTTGCGCGGTACCGTGTCCCGAACGTCATCAAGTTCGCGCCTGGGCGATTGAGCCTATTCCGTTGGTGGATATCACCCGCGAACACGAATGA